One part of the Novipirellula aureliae genome encodes these proteins:
- a CDS encoding hydantoinase B/oxoprolinase family protein gives MKNTDQQMKQFVQVWADVGGTFTDCFVVEDGNRRSMKVLSSGVIRLPVVRQVHAKFIVISPDPVVCELPEGFWGGCTMRSIGHDGQSMVLGKIKRFDSGSVAFELDKPVPNDVCVTPNSIIELDPNIEAPVLAVRLLMGISLSDELPPLDVRLGTTRGTNALLTRTGSSTALVVTAGFADLLRIGDQDRPELFDLVIKKFSPLTEQVVEAKERLDASGDVLIPLDEEHLRSELKELRRGGVESIAICFMHGYLNDVHEEIAERIAKQVGFEQISRSSEVAPLIQMVSRAETTTLDAYLNPILAEYVQRVEEQFGGPDKCRLRMMTSGGNLVTAAAFRGRDSILSGPAGGVVALAHVAKSANVSAAIGLDMGGTSTDVSRYRGRVGRRFESRVAGVRVMTPMMDIKTVAAGGGSICDFQEGRLTVGPASAGSTPGPACYGRGGPLTVTDVNLILNRLSEDHFPFPLDRQAATERLNQIAAKLPDSLSPDSLEALAEGFLQIAVTHMAEAVRTVSTAEGNDVRQMTLVGFGGAAGQHLCHVADALSMNEIIDHPHSSTLSALGMGLAEVGRVNTRGVYQTIDGSTPQVLAQLCGELKIETLQELQSERFAEGDVHYDYEVDVRYVGTQSTLTLAAYPLETIGRRFHEKHQQTFGYRRSDRLVQCVSIRCEATIVAEQSGSQQEQLDPDSPDAKTTLPNSETYHGVVNRCELKPGDTITAPAMIISGESTLIVESDWNGEVLFDGTIRLRRTPSTSVSSVALPTESVSAETDPVLLEIIARRLQGIADAMGEVLRRTSISVNVKDRRDYSCAVFRHDGSLIANAPHVPVHLGAMGHTVRHLMKTYPVMFAGDCYLSNDPFAGGSHLPDVTSVTPVFCDKHVLSGRPDFFVATRAHHAEIGGRTPGSMPPDAVCLAEEGIVIRDFAFVRDGVCREKQLREHLISGPYPSRNADENLADIAAQQAAGEEGVRRLIEMTELYSVEIVDHYMQRILEVAADTVAEWIRGLPKHSMTFSDSLDDGTEIAVSIQRKDAQLVIDFAGTADVHPHGFNATPAIITAAVLYVIRSVSGNSQLPLCDGVLRDIDLLIPSGLLNPPANHDPNRCAAVVAGNVETSQRVVDVLLGALHAAAASQGTMNNLLIGDETFGFYETIGGGSGATNDDNGADAVHTHMTNTRITDPEVMESRLPLRLMRFEIRRGSGGDGRRRGGDGMIREIEFRKTLTLSLITGRRTRPPYGIDGGNAGKIGRNSLFKKGKRIDLPYAVTTMVETGDILLIETPGGGGWGQESGSQENNK, from the coding sequence ATGAAGAATACGGACCAGCAAATGAAACAGTTTGTCCAAGTTTGGGCTGACGTGGGTGGAACCTTTACCGATTGCTTTGTGGTTGAAGATGGGAATCGAAGGAGCATGAAAGTGCTCAGCAGCGGTGTGATTCGCTTACCTGTCGTCCGTCAAGTCCATGCGAAATTCATCGTCATTTCTCCTGATCCCGTTGTATGCGAATTGCCCGAAGGTTTTTGGGGCGGTTGTACAATGCGATCGATTGGTCATGACGGTCAATCAATGGTTCTGGGAAAGATCAAGCGTTTCGATTCTGGCAGCGTTGCGTTTGAGTTGGACAAGCCGGTTCCGAATGACGTTTGTGTTACTCCAAACAGCATCATCGAACTCGATCCGAACATCGAAGCGCCTGTCTTGGCCGTTCGGTTATTGATGGGGATCTCACTAAGCGACGAACTGCCACCGCTTGATGTGCGCCTTGGCACAACCCGAGGCACCAATGCGTTGCTAACTCGAACGGGATCGAGCACCGCGTTGGTCGTTACAGCGGGGTTTGCCGATCTGCTGAGGATTGGTGATCAAGATCGTCCCGAGCTATTCGATTTAGTCATCAAGAAATTCTCGCCGCTGACCGAGCAGGTTGTCGAAGCCAAAGAACGACTCGATGCCAGCGGTGACGTGCTCATTCCACTTGACGAAGAGCATCTGCGATCAGAACTGAAAGAGCTTCGCAGGGGCGGAGTCGAATCGATTGCCATCTGTTTTATGCATGGATACTTGAATGACGTCCATGAAGAGATCGCTGAGCGAATCGCCAAGCAGGTTGGATTCGAGCAGATTAGTCGTTCGAGTGAAGTCGCACCGCTTATCCAAATGGTGTCGCGAGCCGAAACGACGACATTGGATGCCTATTTGAATCCGATTTTGGCAGAGTACGTTCAGCGCGTGGAAGAACAATTCGGTGGCCCTGACAAGTGCCGTTTGAGAATGATGACCAGTGGGGGGAATTTGGTGACCGCGGCTGCGTTCCGCGGCCGCGACAGTATTTTGTCGGGGCCAGCGGGCGGCGTCGTCGCTCTTGCTCATGTCGCCAAATCAGCCAATGTGTCCGCTGCGATTGGTCTCGATATGGGAGGCACGAGTACGGACGTTAGTCGGTATCGTGGACGTGTCGGGCGACGGTTCGAATCGCGAGTTGCGGGGGTTCGCGTAATGACGCCGATGATGGATATCAAGACCGTCGCGGCAGGTGGAGGATCGATTTGTGATTTCCAAGAGGGACGTTTGACCGTTGGACCCGCAAGTGCCGGGTCAACGCCTGGACCCGCTTGTTACGGCCGCGGTGGGCCACTCACGGTAACCGACGTTAATCTAATTTTAAATCGTTTGTCGGAAGACCACTTCCCCTTCCCACTCGATCGCCAAGCGGCGACCGAACGACTCAATCAGATTGCTGCAAAACTACCCGACTCTTTGTCGCCTGATTCGCTCGAAGCTTTGGCTGAAGGTTTTCTACAGATCGCGGTCACTCACATGGCCGAGGCGGTTAGAACGGTTAGTACAGCCGAAGGCAACGATGTTCGGCAAATGACGCTGGTAGGATTCGGTGGTGCTGCTGGACAACACCTGTGCCACGTCGCCGACGCGCTGTCAATGAACGAAATCATCGATCATCCGCATAGTAGCACGCTTAGTGCACTTGGTATGGGGTTGGCCGAAGTCGGTCGAGTGAACACGCGAGGGGTTTATCAGACGATCGATGGATCGACCCCGCAGGTACTTGCTCAACTTTGTGGCGAATTGAAAATCGAAACGCTACAAGAGCTACAGTCCGAGCGATTTGCAGAGGGAGACGTTCATTACGATTACGAGGTGGATGTCCGCTACGTGGGGACTCAGTCGACCCTAACGCTAGCCGCTTACCCACTTGAAACGATCGGCAGGCGGTTTCACGAAAAGCACCAGCAAACGTTTGGTTACCGGCGCAGCGATCGATTGGTCCAGTGCGTTTCGATACGATGCGAAGCGACCATCGTGGCTGAGCAAAGTGGATCGCAGCAAGAGCAGCTCGATCCCGACTCACCCGATGCGAAAACAACGTTGCCGAATTCTGAAACGTATCATGGCGTGGTCAATCGATGTGAATTGAAACCAGGTGATACGATAACGGCGCCGGCGATGATTATCAGTGGCGAATCGACGCTGATCGTCGAGTCAGACTGGAACGGTGAAGTGCTGTTCGATGGTACGATCCGGTTGCGTCGAACGCCATCGACATCGGTTTCGTCGGTCGCGTTACCGACCGAGAGCGTTTCGGCGGAGACCGACCCAGTGCTGCTGGAAATTATCGCCCGTCGCTTGCAAGGGATTGCCGATGCGATGGGAGAAGTTCTGCGGCGAACGAGTATTAGCGTCAACGTCAAAGACCGGCGTGACTATAGCTGTGCCGTTTTTCGACACGACGGATCGTTGATCGCCAACGCACCCCATGTGCCCGTTCATTTGGGAGCGATGGGGCATACGGTTCGGCATCTGATGAAAACATATCCGGTCATGTTCGCAGGCGATTGCTACTTGAGTAACGATCCATTTGCGGGCGGATCGCATTTGCCCGACGTAACATCGGTGACGCCTGTGTTTTGTGACAAGCACGTTCTTAGCGGTCGGCCTGATTTCTTCGTTGCAACCCGCGCGCATCATGCTGAAATTGGTGGGCGGACGCCTGGTTCGATGCCTCCTGATGCCGTTTGCTTAGCAGAGGAGGGAATTGTGATCCGCGATTTCGCCTTTGTTCGAGACGGTGTTTGTCGTGAAAAACAGCTAAGGGAGCATCTCATCAGCGGACCTTATCCGTCTCGAAACGCTGATGAGAACTTGGCCGACATCGCGGCTCAGCAAGCAGCGGGCGAGGAGGGAGTTCGTCGACTGATAGAAATGACAGAACTCTATTCGGTCGAAATCGTTGATCACTACATGCAGCGGATTCTTGAGGTTGCAGCGGATACCGTCGCCGAGTGGATTCGCGGTTTACCAAAGCATTCGATGACGTTTTCGGATTCGCTTGACGATGGTACCGAAATCGCTGTTTCGATCCAACGCAAGGACGCTCAACTTGTTATCGACTTTGCTGGAACTGCCGACGTGCATCCGCACGGTTTCAATGCAACACCTGCAATCATTACGGCAGCCGTTTTGTACGTGATCCGCTCTGTCTCAGGCAATTCCCAATTGCCTCTTTGCGATGGTGTGCTTCGGGACATCGATCTGCTCATCCCCTCGGGTTTGTTGAATCCGCCTGCGAATCATGATCCAAATCGATGTGCTGCGGTTGTCGCAGGCAACGTTGAAACGAGTCAACGAGTCGTCGACGTGTTGCTCGGCGCATTGCACGCTGCGGCCGCATCCCAGGGAACGATGAACAATCTACTCATCGGTGACGAAACATTTGGTTTTTACGAAACGATCGGCGGCGGAAGCGGAGCGACCAACGATGACAACGGGGCTGATGCTGTCCATACTCACATGACCAATACACGCATCACCGACCCCGAAGTGATGGAGTCACGGTTACCGCTCCGGCTAATGAGGTTCGAAATTCGACGGGGGAGTGGAGGGGATGGACGACGGCGTGGAGGAGACGGCATGATTCGGGAAATTGAGTTTCGAAAGACGTTGACGCTATCGTTAATTACCGGCCGAAGAACCCGCCCCCCCTACGGAATCGACGGTGGCAATGCCGGTAAAATAGGTAGAAACTCGCTATTCAAGAAGGGGAAACGAATCGACCTACCTTATGCAGTCACGACAATGGTCGAGACCGGTGACATTCTCTTGATCGAAACCCCAGGCGGAGGAGGGTGGGGGCAGGAGTCAGGGAGTCAGGAGAATAACAAATGA
- the pepF gene encoding oligoendopeptidase F — protein sequence MTTATLPSRNEVKSEDCWDLSSLFENDQIWETEREKLDERIATFATFRGRLGESADVLAEALAFDSEFDRLAERVGTYAFLRTTEDQGDSESQAMKMKFQNLAVRAGQAASFFRPELLAIDEARMAELIADEKLKPYRLQLERLLRYRPHTLTNNEERLLAMQGEMASAAGNAFRQLNDADLRFGEIEDADGRKVELTHATFSQFLISPNREVRRKAFHQYYQSFVEHENTLAATLSGSIQRDVYYARARNYQSSLEASLFPDNVPVDVYDNLITAVRDSLPNVHHYLDVRRRKMGIDKIHHYDTYVPILSGIKKQHSWDQAVNLILESLAPLGNEYLGVLEAGLRGRWSDRYPNRGKQSGAFSCGTFDADPYILMNFKEEVLNDVFTLTHEAGHSMHSWHSARHQPFEYYNYTIFVAEVASTFNEQLLTDHLLKNAADDQERAYLINNELDGIRATVVRQTMFAEFEKITHEMAEAGEPLTVKAFRDVYRNLLNAYFGDGFVIDDQLERECFRIPHFYRAFYVYKYATGLSAAVALSRRVLEGGQTELDDYLRFLSGGCSKDPLDLLRDAGVDMTEPQPVATTLSRFRELTDELDSLI from the coding sequence ATGACCACTGCCACTTTGCCCAGCCGTAATGAAGTCAAGAGCGAAGATTGTTGGGATTTGTCGAGTCTGTTTGAGAATGACCAGATTTGGGAAACGGAGCGTGAGAAGCTTGATGAGCGAATCGCAACCTTCGCAACCTTTCGCGGACGGCTTGGCGAATCCGCAGACGTGTTAGCCGAGGCCTTAGCCTTTGACAGTGAATTCGATCGTTTGGCTGAGCGGGTTGGGACGTATGCTTTCCTGCGAACGACGGAGGATCAAGGCGATAGCGAAAGCCAGGCGATGAAGATGAAGTTTCAAAACTTGGCCGTGCGGGCTGGGCAGGCAGCCAGTTTTTTTCGGCCTGAGTTGTTGGCGATTGACGAAGCCCGAATGGCGGAGTTGATCGCTGATGAAAAGCTGAAGCCTTATCGATTGCAGCTCGAGCGTCTGCTTCGCTATCGGCCTCATACTTTGACCAACAATGAAGAGCGATTGTTGGCGATGCAAGGCGAGATGGCATCTGCCGCTGGCAATGCTTTTCGACAACTCAATGACGCCGACCTCCGTTTTGGTGAAATCGAAGACGCCGATGGACGCAAAGTTGAATTGACCCACGCCACCTTTAGCCAATTTCTGATTAGCCCCAACCGTGAGGTTCGCAGAAAAGCATTTCACCAATACTACCAATCTTTTGTCGAGCATGAAAACACGCTCGCCGCGACCCTTAGCGGTAGCATTCAACGCGATGTCTACTATGCACGGGCAAGAAACTATCAATCGAGTCTCGAAGCTTCTCTGTTCCCTGACAATGTTCCGGTCGATGTCTACGACAACCTGATTACCGCCGTACGTGATTCGCTTCCGAACGTCCACCATTATTTGGATGTTCGACGACGCAAGATGGGGATCGACAAGATTCATCACTATGACACCTACGTTCCTATCCTTAGCGGTATCAAAAAGCAACACTCTTGGGATCAGGCGGTCAATCTTATTCTCGAATCACTTGCGCCCCTTGGCAATGAATACCTTGGTGTTCTAGAGGCCGGGCTTCGTGGTCGTTGGTCGGATCGGTACCCGAACCGAGGTAAACAAAGCGGGGCGTTTTCTTGTGGTACGTTTGATGCCGATCCGTACATCTTGATGAATTTCAAAGAAGAAGTGCTTAACGATGTGTTTACGTTAACCCACGAAGCTGGGCATTCGATGCACAGTTGGCATTCCGCGCGTCATCAGCCGTTTGAGTACTACAACTATACGATCTTTGTTGCCGAGGTCGCCAGCACGTTCAATGAGCAATTGCTAACCGATCATCTACTCAAAAACGCAGCGGATGATCAGGAGCGTGCGTATTTGATTAACAATGAACTCGATGGAATTCGTGCGACCGTGGTCCGGCAAACGATGTTCGCCGAGTTTGAGAAGATCACTCACGAGATGGCGGAAGCTGGGGAACCGTTAACGGTGAAAGCATTCCGCGATGTCTATCGGAATTTGCTGAATGCTTACTTTGGTGACGGCTTTGTGATCGACGATCAATTGGAACGCGAGTGTTTTCGCATCCCTCACTTCTATCGCGCGTTTTATGTGTACAAGTATGCGACGGGATTGAGCGCCGCGGTTGCTTTGTCGCGGCGTGTTCTCGAGGGCGGGCAAACGGAGCTCGACGACTACCTGCGATTTTTGTCAGGCGGATGTAGCAAAGACCCACTCGATTTGCTGCGAGATGCTGGAGTCGATATGACCGAACCGCAGCCAGTCGCTACCACCTTGAGCCGGTTCCGTGAATTGACCGATGAGTTGGATTCATTGATCTAG
- the fliG gene encoding flagellar motor switch protein FliG yields the protein MSTASTMFKEPGLKKAAVLLMSMPTKTAARVLAQLPPRAIEAVSIMIAQTESVGGSEQEVVIAEFLTSKASSIYASPGGLERAKELIREALGRDATEVIGNLQQTIESTPFGFIKKVDSQTLLQFIGEEHPQTIALLLSHVPANYASEVMSGLSAEKQLEVIRRIASMGRCSPDAVAELEFGLEMRLSSMVNQQHSNTGGVESVAEILNVVERSVERTIMEALSDDDPELSDDIRRLMFVFEDISKLADRDIQSLLKNVETAQWAMGLKGASQTLQDKIMKNMSTRAADNLREEMEYLGSVRLSEVESVQQKVVDIVRHLEDTGEISRPTGDEEDEYIN from the coding sequence ATGTCAACCGCTAGCACCATGTTCAAGGAACCAGGCCTTAAAAAGGCCGCTGTGTTGTTGATGTCGATGCCGACGAAAACGGCCGCTCGGGTGCTTGCCCAATTGCCGCCACGAGCGATTGAGGCGGTTAGCATTATGATCGCACAGACTGAGTCGGTAGGTGGCAGCGAGCAAGAAGTCGTGATTGCTGAGTTTTTGACCAGTAAGGCGAGTTCGATCTACGCCAGCCCTGGCGGGTTGGAGCGGGCAAAAGAACTGATCCGCGAAGCTCTCGGACGCGATGCGACCGAAGTCATTGGCAATCTGCAACAAACGATCGAATCCACTCCGTTTGGTTTTATCAAAAAAGTCGATTCGCAAACGCTATTACAGTTCATTGGTGAAGAGCATCCGCAAACGATCGCACTTCTGTTAAGTCATGTTCCCGCAAACTATGCCTCCGAAGTGATGAGCGGCTTGTCAGCCGAAAAGCAACTTGAGGTCATCCGCCGAATTGCCTCGATGGGACGGTGTAGCCCCGATGCCGTTGCCGAATTGGAATTCGGTCTCGAAATGCGCCTCAGTAGCATGGTCAACCAACAACATAGCAACACCGGCGGTGTCGAGAGCGTCGCGGAGATTTTGAACGTTGTTGAACGATCGGTCGAGCGGACAATTATGGAAGCGCTCTCCGATGACGACCCTGAACTTTCCGACGACATTCGGCGTTTGATGTTCGTCTTTGAAGATATCTCGAAACTGGCTGACCGCGATATCCAATCGCTACTCAAAAATGTCGAAACCGCACAATGGGCGATGGGGTTGAAAGGGGCGAGTCAAACGCTGCAAGACAAGATCATGAAAAACATGAGCACGCGAGCGGCTGACAATCTTCGCGAGGAAATGGAGTATCTTGGTAGCGTTCGATTGAGTGAAGTTGAATCGGTCCAACAAAAGGTGGTCGATATCGTTCGCCATCTCGAAGACACCGGCGAAATCTCTCGCCCCACAGGTGATGAGGAAGACGAGTACATCAACTGA